The Lathyrus oleraceus cultivar Zhongwan6 chromosome 5, CAAS_Psat_ZW6_1.0, whole genome shotgun sequence genome includes the window ACTGCTCATGAATCTGCCACTTAGATTGTGTCCAATGGTGAAACTCTTGAAAGATACTAACTTTAGTGTCAAAGACTTGAAACAAACTTCATTAGGATTGCTATTAATTTCATTTCAATTATTGTATGGGTAAATATGATCATACTTTGGTGAAAAGCTAATTTTAGAAAAAATGGTTAAACTCTTTTACCTTGGAAAGGATAATAATGTTTTCTTAAACATCTTGTAAATGCTTTAGTTTAAATGAACATTTAGACTAaatcaatgttttaaaaatcaaattagTCATTAGATCAATGAGGATGCTATATCACTTGTTCATTCATCGAATCAATAGATCATTAGTCAAATCGCATTACTAAACCAAATTAAATTGGATAATTCGGTTCAATAACTCAATCTCAATAACAAAACTATATACTTATTAAATCGATCAAACTGAATGACTCAGTCTCTAAAAAGTATCATGACTCTACAGAATTTCAAAATATCATAATTTCAcatatttattatttaaattcAAATTCTAAATATAATCATCACACAcaataaaaaatacaaaatacaaatCCAAATAAATTAGAAACAAAATCTAATTAAAATTGTTtcaaataaattttaaataaaatctaattatattttattttacttttaaaaaaaattgtcaaaaCAATAAAAGATGCTTAGAGTGGAATGTTTGTTCTTTCTAATAGATACAGAAGAAAGAAAAACATTTCACAAACTAGATTTTAGTTTGTTTAAAAGTCTcacattaaattaaatatgacATGAGAATATATTATAAGAACTAGATAGGGGGAGGCAGTGTTAAGAATCACACGTCAAATTGAATAAGATATGACTTAAAATATATAAAACATATCATATAGTTCACCTTATATGTTTTTCTTATATGTTTTTATGATGGTTAATGATATCATATAGTTCACCTTATATGTTTTTCTTATATGTTTTTATGATGGTTAATGATCAATTGATTGTTATCGCATCACTTAGGAAAGTATGTAAAATTCTAGATTTGAAGTGGGTGGTGATGAGAAGTCACACGTTGTGTATTACAAAAATTTATTTATAGGTAAAGGTTGAGTTCAATTCGATCCAAAATTTAAGATCATTTGAATTATTAGTTATTGGAATAATTTCAAATAGAGATCTTATTTAATCACGATTTAACCTAACATATAAGATATATTTTATGAGATTCTatctaattatattttaattCTGAAATTCTGTACATTAGATCATCTTTCATACTCTCAAATGATTAGAGATGTCAAAAAAAAGTCCTAAATGAAAAAAATCCAACAATTAAATCCCCTACTTAGTCTTTTTGGTCCCCTACTAAATCATTAATTTTTTGATCTCTTATTTTTAAAACTCctcatatttttttatttttaaagaGCCTAAGTGAGAGGCTCAAaatataattcatttaaaataaattttattattatttttaaatatatattttaaagataataaatagttttgaaaaatagtttttttaagaaaaacataattaaaaaattaaaaaacaaatgACTTTTTTTCGAGAAAAAAAGTCCTAAATTTTTTCAAAGATAataaaaaaaatctgaaaataaaagaaaacattTCTTAAcaaaaaaatcatttaaaaaaaaaatctgtttttttggaatataaaaatttatgattttttcaaaaattgtatttttgaaaaaaaaagttaattttttcaaaaataaaataataatcaatttttttgaaaatataaaaaatatcGATATCTTTTTAAAATGAGAAAGATgatttttttcgaaaataaaaaaaaacgatttttttcaaaaacaaaaaaaatgattttttttcgaaaaaataaagtcattttttttccaaaaaaataattattatttttataaataaaagaagtcgattttttcgaaaaaaaataaaaaaaaggtgattttttcattaaaaatttacttttttcaaaaaaaaaaagtcaaaattttctgaaaataaaaaaaagatgatttttttcaaaaaaattaaaacaattttttaaataaaataagttaattttatttgaaacaaaatcgttttttttcgaaaataaaaaaagtgattttttttaaaaataaaaaaagtgattttttttaaataaaaagaaaagttaattctttgtttaaaaaaagttaatttttatttaaaataattttttttaaaagtcAACTTTAAAAAATGAAGGCACCTTAAGGCCTTACTTGAATTTTATGGATTTTTAATTTATGAGTTCTGTATATTTTGGGACTCgtttatttttaaaattttaggtttcttatATTTCTTTTTCTCTTAAAAGTTATACCAAACCCCTTAAATTGATGAAGCCCCCTCATGTTTTTCATTTTTAAAGAGAATAAATAAGAGGTTCAAAATataatttgttttaaaatattttattttatttttttaaaatatatatttttataataataaatagttttgaaaaatagttttttttaagaaaaaaataatttaaaagtttaaaaaaactttgattttttttggaaaaaaaaacactaatttttttcaaaaaaaggtattctttttcaaaacataaaacaatcaatttttttaaaaaataaatagtctattttttttaatatgaaatttttttatttttttaaaaattaatatttttgaaaaaaaagttaattttttcaaaaataaaataataattgatttttttgaaaatataaaaaatagCTGATTTCTTTTTAAAATGAGAAAGgtgattttttttcaaaaaaaaaaacaatttttttacaaaaataaaaaattcgGTTTTTTCAAAAAAGTAAAgtcattttttttcaaaaaaaattcaattttttttaataaaagtAGTCGAgtttttcaaaaattaaaaaaattcgttttttcaaaaaattaaatcgatttgtttaaaatacaaaaaaattgatttttttgaaaataaaaagaaatgtttaaaaaaagtcaatttttttaaatgattttttttttaaatcaattttaaaaaatatggGGATCTTAAGGCCTTACTTGAGTTTTATTGACCGGGACATGTATATTTTAAAActcatttatttttaaaaaaaatttaaaattttggATCCCTAAATTGGCAGCTCTAACGACTGTCTTAACAGTTCCTTAAAGCTAAAACATCTTTTAAACATGTGTAACTAAGATTTTTACACTACAAACTCCTCACAAAATCACTCGTTAGAACCAGTACAACGAGCTCCcaaaaagaatatacattttGTTAGTACATATGGTGATATATAGTACCAATAATTCTTTTAAATTTTCATACTTATACCAACACATTTTCAGAATCACTCAACTCAACTCTATGGTTTCATACTTGTCAAGACTACTCAAATTTCAATATAAATTTGGATCCTACATTTGTCTCTCTGCCTAGACAACTGCCAAAGAATCACTCCAACCAATAGGGGTGTAACTACACACGTATACTCGTACATTTTTCATATTTGATCCCTGAATTTTGTTTTTTCACCACTAATTTTTTTTCACCACTTAGGCCAGTGTCTGGGATACGCCACAAAGTATGTCCATCACCATCATCTATACGCATACTTGTTTCAAAAAATAAGGGGATGGTAATGCATAAGATTTGGACAGGATACTATAGTATCCATCCCCATACCCACTCTTTGAAAAAATTCCCCATGCCCGAGCCCATACCTGCTTGGATGTCAAAGTTAATACTCATACCCGCACTATATGGCCCGCACTATATGACCCGCACTATATGGGTATGTAAGTACTCATACCCGTACCCGTGACCCGCAttcatattaaaaataaatagatcaattataaaatatcatataattttaaatttttaaaaataataaaaaatttcaaacaaTTTATTGTCAAAATAAACGAACACTTATATTAAATACGTTATGTTTTAACATTGATATACATTTTAGAATTGATAGACAtacattttttatataataatataaactaaaagatataaataaaaataaaaatacataaatatatagTGTGCGGGTATGGTGCAGACTGGTTACAAAGATGCTCATACCCGCATTCGTATCCACTTATTTTTATGGATAATTACCCGAGTCCATGCCCATATCCACTTATTTTTATAGATAATTACCCGAGTTCATGCCCGTATCCATTTTTGCAGGTTTTTACCTTACTCGTTGTGGATAAATTTAAGGGTGCCCATTGGGGATGGGTCAAATTGTCATCTCTAGATGCAAATGAACGGGAATAAAGTACGTTGAAACGACCCATGTTGATTTGTAGAGAAAATTGTTAAGTCAAAAAACACTTGATAATTATAAACAAAAATGTCTCATTTTAGAGAGAAAATACTTGTAACAATTGATTAAAGAAGTTATCCAGTATTAAGTAACTTCATAATGTGTTTACATATGATCATAATCTCAACTTGAATTTTCAATAAAATACTATAACTTTTCTGTCCTGTCCTTTGTTCTCTCTAAATTTAACTCTTTAGTATAAAGGAATCAATCCTTTAATTAAATATAACTAAAAAATGGTGTTAAATGATAGAGGTATAGAACAAACATTTCTTATGCCTCGGGAGTCCTGGCCTTTATTGTTCTCCCAGGGCAGCAGCTATCTTCTTCTGGAGGAGCTCCACTCCTAAACGAGGAGACAAACGCGGTAAAGTTTCCTGGAAACAGAACAGTGTCAATATAAGAGACTTTTCGTCAATATTGAGTCTTTTATTTTTCAACACTTATCACGTGGCCATGGATATTATAAATACGGTCATGGATCAGGCAAATGGGGTAACATGCATCACAAGCTGCAAAAATATACTGAGCTGCAAGCAAGTTGTGTGTGTCAAAACATGATAGGAGTCGAGAAACTAAACTGGGACTCTGGGAGAACAGGCCACAATCAAACATTTTGGACACAAAAACCAGATAGCCAATAGGAATATCAAATTTCTAATTATCTGGTTTGGTCCATATTCCATAAACTACACCTTCATACATATGGCGGAATAATTTCAAGACACCTTGAAAAGAGAAGGGACAAAATATATTCGGTACTTGGTCAGTATTTAATTCAGTCCAACCAGTTTATGCACTCGGGCAAGCACCATGCATTAAAATACTTTTCAGACTGGGCTGAAAAAATGACCACCAGATCATAGGTTCTCGTTTGACAAAATGCAAAGAGATCTGTGTATGATGGATCTTTCCGAAAAAGAACATTGCTTGGATTTCCATAAGACATGTAGAAATCTCTGTTTACTTTGGCCCATCTAACCCAATGCAAACAGACGCAATAATACTGATTAATTCAGTCTGGATGCATGTGATTAATAGTGCTTTGCATGCCTGTGTTGTGCCATTATTTGATACATAAATCATTAGAGTTATAGAAGACCCGGAAATTTCTCATCAGTGACAGTGCCTATGGGTAATCCTTAAGCCATAATGTTTCTCACTATGAAATAAAAAGAACCATAAGTGTGTTCAGAACCATTTTCCGTTAAATTAACTCCTGAACCAAAGCCTTAAAATCTATAAATCAGTTCAACATTTGAAAATAACATTGACAAACCAGTTTcaaaaatccaaacataggccAAACTTAACCATTTCTCAGCCTGCTCTGGACCTCTGGCAAAAATAAGGCATTTCCAGTAGTTCTTAACCAACCACTCAGTTTGACCCTTTTCTTGTGTTTGTAGCATTTACAGAGCATTAGCCTTGTGCATAGTCGGCGTGTTTGCCCTTAGTTTACAAAGCCAATTTTAAAGACAATACTCTAGATTCTAGATAACAAAGTGTTTACTCTAGAATAACACcgataataattttaaaaatcaATAAATTGAATGTAATAAAAATGTTCTTGTAGAGTGAAATAACAAACCTCGGTGCCATCAGAGAGCACTTTAGCCAACACAGGTATCTCGTATTGATAAGCTTTTTCCCACTCCGGATTGCTGGTTATATCTCTTATCTGATAAAACAAACACATAATCATATCAaaaacttcaaattcaaattcaaactCACGAGTAAAAACTACGATACAAATATTTGCCTGGAAATCGACGTCGGTAAGGGAATGAGGACCAGAGAGCAAGAATGCAGCTTGGAGCTTCTCTTTGAGACCATCGCACAAACAGCAACCGGGTTTTGAGTAAAGGACCAGTTTTCTAGAAGAAGGTGTAGATGAACTACACAGAGGTTTGAATTTTAGAAACCTTTGAGTTTTTCCGCCACCCAATAACACCGCCGAGGGTTTCGCTACTGCTAACACTGCCACCGCACGTGCCACCGTCGCCATTCTTCTCTGTCTCGGGAACACTAATCATATATCATAGCCCATCTGAATCCgttaattaaaaaaaattaaaaaattaaaaaaaaaaacaaaatgtCTTCAATGGGCCTGGAAATGCTTATCTCTCTAGCCCAAATAATTATCTTTGAAAATGCTATTATCACCTCCacattttaattttaaaattgtAAGGTTGTAACTAACCATTGCTATCTCTAAAGCTAAGATTGGACATTTTAAAACGGATATTTTTAACTGTAACGAAACAAAATTGTTATTCCTCGCAATCAAAAAGGTATGAAAATAAATGAACTAGAACAGAGTTGAATGAAttttaataaaattgaattaaaatgagTGGAAAGAATCGGATATTTCATTCTATAATTTGGGTATTTTTGTTAATATGACGAAATGAAACTTAGTTAACTAATTTATTCCATTGTTTTGATGCAATAAAAATACAACATTAATTTGATGcaataaaaattaaataattgaatGAAAAGAAAATAGATTCCACTCTATTTTATTCTATTCTATCTATTAATTACAAATCCAAACAAGAAAATCTGATTATTTACTGTTCTATTTCATTCCATTTCATCAGAAATCTTTATATTTTATATATGTAACCTCCGCTATACCCCTTGTACTAACCTCCAATGATACAGTAAAATAAAAAACAGACGCCAAGGGACATCACTGATTCTCCAAAACTTAAAAGAAAACAATTTGGTTTTGACAAAAGTAAGTTACAAGAAAGTAAAATCTATATGAGCTTCTTCTTCTGAAAGTAGCGTCTCAGATACCACAGTTGCAACACCGAAACCGAAACACAGACGCCAAGAGACATTATACTCAACCAAGCAACTCTCCCATTAGTTGCTTCACTAACT containing:
- the LOC127084094 gene encoding uncharacterized protein LOC127084094, whose amino-acid sequence is MATVARAVAVLAVAKPSAVLLGGGKTQRFLKFKPLCSSSTPSSRKLVLYSKPGCCLCDGLKEKLQAAFLLSGPHSLTDVDFQIRDITSNPEWEKAYQYEIPVLAKVLSDGTEETLPRLSPRLGVELLQKKIAAALGEQ